ATAGGAACTCCCATCGAAATGCTTTCCATGCATGAATTCCATCCGCAATGACTCATAAAACCACCCGTGGAAGGATGTGCCAAAATTTCCAACTGAGGTGCCCAATCTCTTACAATAATTCCTCTTCCTTTTATTCTTTCTTCATAACCTTCCGGCAGCCGAGCTCTCCTTTCTTCACCTGCAAAAATATCTCCTTTGTCAGCCTCTCTGAGAACCCAAATAAACTTTTGCATGCTTTTCTCTAACCCGATGGCGAGCTCTTCGATTTCTTCATTAGACAAGGTAGTAGTTGATCCAAATGACACATAGATTACCGAATTTGTTTCCTGTTTGTCAAGCCAATACAGGGTTTGATGTTGTTTGTTTTGCTGAGACAATAACGGATTGAATGGACCAATAGCCCATAGGTTTAAGCCATTAATTTCTTTGGCTACTAAATCAAGGTATAAACCTTCTATTACTCTGGATGAATTGTAAAGTTCTCCAGAGCAAATTTTCCCTTCAAGGGCTCCTTGTTTATTCCACAATTCCCATAACTCTGGGATAGCGCAGTTTTCGCTTGATATAATGTCGTCAAATATCTCAGTTTCAGGTTGGGAAGGTTTTCCTTTGGTTTCCCAATAGGATGAACACATATAGAAAGCTGAGAAACTATTAAAACGGTAGCCCTCGGCATTTGGAATTGCTGGCACATCCTGTACTACCCAAGTCATCATGGAATCATAAATAACAATCACTCTCCGATGATTGTCACCTAAGAGTTGGTTTACAAGAGAGCAGACTGGCTCACGGAAATGGATTGTTGCATTAAGTAAAGGGAGCATATGGTCAGGAAATTTATGAGAAGCATTTGGATTTGGAGGGGGGTTTTCAAAAGGTGGCGTAGGGAATTCGTGAAAATGTAGGTTTCTAATAGTAACAGGGTCGAAACCATGGACACGTAACTTGGCCTGGCGAATATGAGTGGTTGCTCCAACATAGTGCACTGGGATATTATACGAGGTGATGAGCCTCGAGAGGTGGAGAAGCTGGTTCAGATGGCCTTGTGCTGGAAGTGGCACCATAACCACAGCAACTTGTGCATCTTCAACACTTATTTGGTCATTGCTTTTTGTTGTGTTGCTCTCAGCCATTGGGAAATTGCTATGAGTATCTACAGCTTCCAGTGAAAACATATATAGATGCTCTTATAATGCATGAATACTCATACTTGCTTGTGGGCCGCTGAAAAATGTATGCAAAACATGTATAGCTGTAGCCTGTACGCAGTtgttctctttgttttttttttctaataaaaccATCGACAAGTGGAAATACAATGGAtacgttgttgttgttgttattacacCACTGACAAGtggttataaaaaaaagttaatactCTTAATCCTCTGTGCTATGGATTTATGTAGAAAAAAAGGTGTTGTGTGTTCACAATTCAAAATACATCATACTATATATtgaaggcataatacataattgTGCCATTTAACTTGGTTTCGAATcacatttatgtccttcaactttgggtgtgcacaagtagacacttaaacttgtataaagttgaacaactAAACACACGTGTCCTACGtgtcatcctacatgtcattttttgtcctacgtgtattgtgtcatgtaggactcatgtgttgatttttacttaaaaattggatagttaaagtgtctgtttgtgcattatgaaagttggatgtcaaagttaaaatttgaagtcagaTTTAGgatctaatatatgtattatgcctatattGAAT
The sequence above is a segment of the Solanum lycopersicum chromosome 10, SLM_r2.1 genome. Coding sequences within it:
- the LOC101244725 gene encoding zeatin O-glucosyltransferase-like, whose product is MFSLEAVDTHSNFPMAESNTTKSNDQISVEDAQVAVVMVPLPAQGHLNQLLHLSRLITSYNIPVHYVGATTHIRQAKLRVHGFDPVTIRNLHFHEFPTPPFENPPPNPNASHKFPDHMLPLLNATIHFREPVCSLVNQLLGDNHRRVIVIYDSMMTWVVQDVPAIPNAEGYRFNSFSAFYMCSSYWETKGKPSQPETEIFDDIISSENCAIPELWELWNKQGALEGKICSGELYNSSRVIEGLYLDLVAKEINGLNLWAIGPFNPLLSQQNKQHQTLYWLDKQETNSVIYVSFGSTTTLSNEEIEELAIGLEKSMQKFIWVLREADKGDIFAGEERRARLPEGYEERIKGRGIIVRDWAPQLEILAHPSTGGFMSHCGWNSCMESISMGVPIAAWPMHSDQPRNSQLITKVLKTGLTVRHWARRDELVASEIVENVVRTLMTSPEGDEMRKRASELSIAVKKSVMDGEGYGAEMNSFIAHITR